Proteins from a genomic interval of Paenibacillus sp. FSL H8-0048:
- the gltX gene encoding glutamate--tRNA ligase, which translates to MADQVRVRYAPSPTGHLHIGNARTALFNYLFARNLGGKFIIRIEDTDLKRNIAEGEESQLKYLKWLGIDWDESVDVGGEYGPYRQTERLDLYRVYWQDMLDRGLAYRCYCTEEELEAEREEQTARGETPRYSGKHRNLTEEQRLAFEAEGRVASIRFLVPEDRTYTFNDIVKGSISFNSKEMGDFVIVKKDGIPTYNFAVAVDDHLMAISHVLRGEDHISNTPRQLMIYEALGWEAPLFGHMTLIVGDDHKKLSKRNESIIQFIEQYDQLGYLPEALFNFITLLGWSPEGEEEIFTREELISIFTADRLSKSPAVFDTNKLAHLNNHYIKHADPKRIAALAIPHLQKAGRLPEVLNEEQQSWAESLVALYQEQMTAASDIVALSELFFRGHLELETEAAGVLAEAQVPEVLSVFLAKVEAAEDFSAPHMAVLIKEVQKETGHKGKALFMPIRVALTGQMHGRDLNATIALLGRSRVIERLKSQIKGA; encoded by the coding sequence ATGGCGGATCAAGTTCGGGTGCGTTACGCACCGAGCCCTACGGGACATTTACATATCGGAAATGCCAGAACAGCCTTGTTTAACTATCTGTTCGCCCGCAATCTGGGCGGCAAATTCATTATCCGGATCGAAGATACGGATCTTAAGCGCAACATTGCAGAGGGTGAAGAGAGCCAGCTGAAGTATTTGAAGTGGCTGGGAATCGATTGGGATGAAAGTGTGGATGTAGGGGGCGAATACGGGCCTTACCGCCAGACTGAGCGTCTGGATCTGTACCGTGTCTACTGGCAGGATATGCTGGACCGCGGCTTGGCTTACCGCTGCTATTGTACGGAGGAAGAGCTGGAGGCCGAACGCGAGGAGCAGACGGCACGCGGCGAAACCCCGCGTTATTCCGGCAAACACCGTAATCTGACCGAGGAGCAGCGCCTGGCCTTTGAGGCGGAAGGACGCGTGGCCAGCATCCGGTTCCTTGTGCCGGAAGACCGCACTTATACCTTCAATGATATTGTAAAAGGCAGCATTTCGTTCAACAGCAAAGAAATGGGCGACTTCGTCATCGTGAAGAAGGACGGTATTCCGACCTATAACTTCGCCGTAGCGGTGGACGACCATCTGATGGCTATCTCCCATGTGCTGCGCGGAGAAGATCATATTTCCAATACCCCGCGCCAGCTTATGATTTATGAGGCACTGGGCTGGGAAGCTCCGCTCTTTGGCCATATGACGCTGATTGTCGGCGATGATCATAAGAAGCTGAGTAAACGGAATGAATCGATCATTCAGTTTATCGAACAGTACGATCAGCTGGGCTACCTGCCGGAAGCTCTGTTCAACTTCATCACCCTGCTGGGCTGGTCGCCTGAGGGGGAAGAGGAGATCTTCACCAGGGAAGAGCTGATCTCGATCTTTACGGCAGACCGCTTGTCGAAAAGCCCGGCAGTGTTCGACACGAACAAGCTGGCGCATTTGAACAATCACTATATCAAGCATGCCGATCCTAAGCGGATTGCGGCACTCGCCATTCCTCATTTGCAGAAGGCGGGCCGTCTGCCTGAGGTACTTAATGAGGAGCAGCAGAGCTGGGCGGAGAGCCTGGTTGCGCTGTACCAGGAGCAAATGACAGCCGCATCGGATATTGTCGCGCTCTCCGAGCTATTCTTCCGAGGCCATCTGGAGCTGGAGACCGAAGCGGCAGGGGTGCTTGCCGAAGCTCAGGTTCCTGAAGTGCTGTCTGTATTTCTGGCCAAAGTGGAGGCTGCCGAAGACTTCAGCGCTCCGCATATGGCTGTTCTGATCAAGGAAGTGCAGAAGGAGACCGGACACAAGGGCAAAGCGCTGTTTATGCCGATTCGTGTCGCTCTTACCGGACAGATGCATGGCCGTGACTTGAATGCAACGATTGCGCTGCTCGGCCGCAGCCGGGTGATTGAACGCCTGAAATCACAAATCAAAGGCGCTTAG
- the cysE gene encoding serine O-acetyltransferase codes for MFKHIKSDIRAVFDNDPAARSRFEVVFTYAGLHAIWAHRTAHSFYKRRWFTLARIVSQISRFMTGVEIHPGAVIGSRLFIDHGMGIVIGETCEIGDDVIIYQGVTLGGTGKEKGKRHPTVGNNVVIGSGAKVLGSFRIGDNSNIGSNAVVLREVPNNSTVVGNPGRVVKRNGERVSDRLDHTKMPDPLIDSLKFLQKEIEELREQMGAEDKQKKEQRRLESQQYIGDYEI; via the coding sequence ATGTTTAAGCATATCAAGTCGGACATACGGGCAGTATTCGACAATGATCCCGCCGCCCGCAGCAGGTTCGAGGTCGTCTTCACTTACGCCGGGCTTCACGCGATATGGGCACACCGGACGGCCCACTCTTTTTACAAACGCCGCTGGTTTACCCTGGCACGCATAGTCTCGCAGATCAGCCGGTTCATGACGGGAGTGGAGATTCATCCGGGCGCGGTCATCGGCAGTCGGTTGTTTATTGACCACGGAATGGGTATTGTCATTGGTGAGACCTGTGAGATTGGCGATGATGTCATTATCTATCAGGGCGTTACACTTGGGGGAACCGGTAAAGAGAAGGGCAAGCGCCACCCTACCGTCGGCAACAATGTAGTCATCGGCTCTGGTGCCAAAGTACTGGGTTCCTTCCGGATCGGCGATAATTCTAACATCGGCTCTAACGCAGTTGTGCTGCGTGAAGTGCCTAACAACAGTACAGTAGTCGGCAATCCCGGGCGTGTGGTCAAGCGTAACGGGGAACGTGTATCCGACCGGCTGGATCATACCAAGATGCCAGACCCGCTGATTGATTCCCTCAAGTTCCTGCAGAAGGAAATCGAGGAGCTAAGAGAACAGATGGGTGCTGAAGATAAGCAGAAGAAGGAACAGCGGCGGCTCGAAAGCCAGCAATATATCGGTGATTACGAAATTTAA
- the cysS gene encoding cysteine--tRNA ligase, which yields MALHIYNTMTRTKEEFVPQEPDKVKMYVCGPTVYGYMHIGNARPVIVFDMVRNYLEALGNEVRYLTNFTDVDDKMIRKAEELNITVAEVAEMFIAAYQEDLAGLGVKPATMNPRVTESMDTIIEFIKELEDKGYAYENGGDVYYRTGKFANYGKLSRQNLEELRFGIRVEVDSRKENQEDFVLWKAAKPGEVHWSSPWGEGRPGWHIECSAMVREYLGTTIDIHGGGEDLKFPHHECECAQTEALTGEPLSNYWMHNAFLNIGDEKMSKSLGNGLLVKDIRARFKQGAIRYFMLSSHYRNPLNFTEEALLSAEKSVERIALAEGNVKHRLELAAEGAEGEASLQVTERLTAILSNFHARMQDDFNTPDAITAVFDWVSLANLTLADPEANPADFSALLKAFAEMNAVLRLTVEAEEEVASEEVERLIAERAEARKNKNWSRSDEIRDELNALGILLEDTPQGMRWRRK from the coding sequence ATGGCTTTGCATATTTACAACACAATGACGCGCACGAAGGAAGAATTTGTACCGCAGGAGCCGGATAAGGTGAAGATGTACGTCTGCGGACCCACGGTCTACGGCTATATGCATATCGGGAATGCAAGACCGGTCATCGTTTTTGACATGGTGCGCAACTACCTGGAGGCGCTTGGGAATGAGGTCCGCTATCTGACAAACTTCACCGATGTGGATGATAAAATGATCCGCAAGGCGGAGGAGCTGAACATTACCGTAGCCGAGGTTGCCGAAATGTTCATTGCCGCCTACCAGGAGGATTTGGCGGGGCTGGGCGTGAAGCCGGCGACGATGAATCCGCGCGTTACGGAGAGCATGGATACGATTATCGAGTTCATTAAGGAGCTTGAAGATAAAGGCTACGCGTATGAGAACGGTGGAGACGTGTATTACCGTACCGGCAAATTTGCCAATTACGGCAAGCTGTCCCGCCAGAATCTGGAGGAGCTGCGCTTCGGTATCCGTGTCGAGGTAGATTCACGCAAGGAGAACCAGGAGGATTTTGTACTCTGGAAGGCAGCTAAGCCGGGCGAAGTACACTGGTCCAGTCCATGGGGAGAGGGCCGTCCCGGCTGGCATATTGAATGCTCGGCGATGGTGCGCGAATATTTGGGAACGACGATCGACATTCACGGCGGCGGAGAGGATCTGAAATTCCCGCATCATGAATGCGAATGTGCCCAGACTGAAGCGCTGACGGGTGAACCGCTGTCGAATTACTGGATGCATAATGCTTTTCTGAATATCGGCGATGAGAAAATGTCAAAATCGCTCGGGAATGGTCTGCTCGTGAAGGATATCCGTGCGCGCTTCAAGCAGGGGGCTATCCGTTACTTCATGTTATCCAGCCATTACCGCAATCCGCTGAACTTCACCGAGGAAGCACTGCTGTCTGCTGAGAAAAGCGTAGAGCGGATCGCTCTGGCAGAAGGCAATGTGAAGCACCGCCTTGAGCTGGCGGCGGAGGGGGCAGAAGGGGAGGCCAGTCTGCAGGTTACGGAGCGGCTGACCGCTATCCTTAGCAATTTTCACGCCCGGATGCAGGATGATTTTAATACACCGGATGCCATTACGGCGGTGTTCGACTGGGTGAGCCTGGCGAACCTTACGCTTGCTGATCCTGAGGCGAATCCGGCTGACTTCTCCGCATTGCTGAAGGCTTTTGCCGAGATGAATGCTGTACTTCGCTTAACGGTAGAGGCTGAGGAAGAAGTGGCAAGCGAAGAGGTGGAACGTCTGATTGCGGAGCGTGCGGAAGCGCGCAAGAACAAGAACTGGAGCCGGTCGGATGAAATCCGCGATGAACTGAACGCGCTCGGGATTCTGCTGGAAGACACTCCACAGGGAATGCGGTGGCGGCGTAAATGA
- a CDS encoding Mini-ribonuclease 3 yields the protein MNGLFDLNRAWFPYEPSKPAHLLPPVVLAYAGDAIYEVAVRQYLISLPNLRPQHLHRSATGLVSAKAQSTILAFLDPVLTGEEKDVVRRGRNAKSGSIPKNADVLEYRHATAFECLIGYLYYTGQQARIQELVHSSIEYMMHRPK from the coding sequence ATGAACGGGCTGTTTGATCTGAACCGCGCCTGGTTTCCGTATGAACCCTCCAAGCCGGCCCATTTGCTGCCGCCTGTCGTGCTTGCGTATGCTGGGGATGCCATCTACGAAGTTGCAGTCCGGCAGTATCTGATCTCGCTGCCTAATCTGCGCCCCCAGCATCTGCACCGGTCAGCGACCGGGCTTGTCTCCGCCAAAGCGCAGAGCACCATTCTTGCTTTTCTGGACCCGGTGCTCACCGGGGAGGAGAAGGATGTGGTACGGCGGGGACGCAACGCCAAATCCGGCAGCATTCCCAAAAATGCGGATGTGCTGGAATACCGCCACGCCACCGCTTTTGAATGCCTGATCGGCTATTTATATTACACAGGACAGCAGGCGAGAATCCAGGAGCTTGTTCACAGCAGTATCGAATATATGATGCACCGCCCCAAGTGA
- the rlmB gene encoding 23S rRNA (guanosine(2251)-2'-O)-methyltransferase RlmB: MEELRTEEEILAGKHSVLEALRAGRTLNKVWIAETAQKHLTAPIVAEARKAGIVIQHVDKRKLDQLAPGVQHQGVVAQAAPFAYTEVADILAIAEAKGEPPFLLLLDEIEDPHNLGSILRTADCTGVHGVIVPKRRSAQITATVSKTSAGAVEYVPVARVTNLGQTIDRLKELGVWVVGTDVDTDQNLFGSDIVTGPVAVVIGNENKGMGRLIREKCDVLLKLPMAGKINSLNASVAAGVIMYEVLRRRQEQG, encoded by the coding sequence ATGGAAGAATTGAGAACTGAAGAGGAAATTCTGGCAGGCAAGCATTCGGTGCTCGAAGCCCTTAGAGCGGGACGGACACTCAACAAAGTCTGGATCGCCGAGACTGCGCAAAAGCATCTGACCGCACCTATCGTTGCGGAAGCGCGCAAGGCGGGCATTGTCATTCAGCATGTGGACAAGCGCAAGCTGGATCAGCTCGCACCGGGCGTTCAGCATCAGGGAGTGGTGGCGCAAGCGGCGCCTTTTGCCTACACGGAGGTTGCTGATATTCTGGCCATAGCTGAAGCCAAGGGAGAACCGCCGTTTCTGCTCCTGCTGGACGAAATTGAAGATCCGCATAACCTCGGGTCTATCCTGCGTACGGCTGACTGCACAGGGGTGCACGGAGTCATCGTGCCGAAGCGCCGCTCCGCGCAGATTACAGCCACCGTATCCAAGACCTCGGCTGGTGCAGTCGAATATGTGCCCGTGGCCCGCGTAACGAATCTTGGACAGACCATTGACCGGCTGAAGGAGCTGGGAGTCTGGGTAGTCGGCACGGATGTGGATACCGATCAGAATCTGTTCGGATCGGATATTGTTACCGGACCGGTAGCCGTGGTGATCGGCAATGAGAATAAAGGGATGGGCCGCCTGATCCGTGAGAAATGCGATGTGCTGCTTAAGCTGCCGATGGCCGGGAAAATCAACTCTCTGAATGCTTCGGTGGCAGCGGGTGTAATCATGTACGAGGTACTCCGCCGCCGCCAAGAACAGGGATAA
- a CDS encoding NYN domain-containing protein yields MADWRDILLVDGYNMIGGWPELAALSETGMQGARDRLLDMLADYQAFSGLRVIAVFDAYRVPGLGRSFVQGKIQVFFTKEKETADECIERLVGEFTHRRRQISVATSDFVEQHVVFAQGALRISARELRLEIEESQKQVKKAIEPGSVSGTRHSLEDKLPPETRKRLEDWRRQ; encoded by the coding sequence ATGGCAGACTGGCGCGATATCCTGCTCGTGGACGGATACAACATGATCGGCGGCTGGCCGGAGCTTGCGGCATTGTCCGAGACCGGTATGCAGGGGGCACGCGACCGGCTGCTTGATATGCTGGCCGATTATCAGGCATTCTCCGGGCTGCGCGTCATTGCTGTATTCGATGCTTACCGTGTGCCGGGACTGGGGCGGTCGTTCGTACAAGGCAAGATCCAGGTCTTCTTCACCAAGGAGAAGGAAACGGCAGATGAATGCATTGAACGGCTGGTTGGGGAATTCACGCACCGCCGCAGACAGATCTCGGTAGCTACCAGCGACTTTGTGGAGCAGCATGTCGTTTTTGCCCAGGGCGCACTCCGGATTTCGGCCAGGGAACTGAGGCTTGAGATTGAGGAGAGCCAGAAGCAGGTGAAGAAGGCCATTGAGCCGGGAAGCGTGAGCGGGACCCGTCACTCGCTGGAAGACAAGCTGCCGCCGGAGACACGTAAACGGCTGGAGGACTGGCGCAGACAATAG
- the sigH gene encoding RNA polymerase sporulation sigma factor SigH produces the protein MSVDLKELMLSEYDFISDEEIVEIFRSGDSGALEHLINKYRNFVRAKARSYFLIGADREDIVQEGMIGLYKAIRDFKGDKLSSFKAFAELCITRQIITAIKTATRQKHIPLNSYVSLDKPIYDEDSDRTLMDVICGSQVLDPEELIINQEEFIGLEDKMAEILSDLERKVLMLYLDGRSYQEIAEDLKRHVKSIDNALQRVKRKLERYLEVRDN, from the coding sequence GTGAGTGTCGACCTCAAGGAATTAATGCTGTCCGAGTATGATTTCATAAGTGATGAAGAAATTGTCGAGATCTTCCGTAGTGGCGACAGTGGCGCATTGGAGCATTTAATTAACAAGTACCGTAATTTTGTGCGTGCCAAGGCCCGTTCCTATTTTTTGATCGGGGCAGATCGTGAAGATATTGTGCAGGAAGGCATGATTGGCTTATACAAGGCCATCCGTGACTTTAAGGGTGACAAGCTGTCATCGTTCAAGGCCTTTGCCGAGCTGTGCATTACCCGTCAGATTATTACCGCCATTAAGACCGCTACCCGCCAGAAGCATATTCCGCTTAATTCATACGTCTCGTTAGACAAGCCCATCTATGATGAGGACTCCGACCGGACATTGATGGATGTGATATGCGGAAGTCAGGTGCTGGACCCGGAAGAGCTGATTATCAACCAGGAGGAGTTCATCGGACTGGAAGATAAGATGGCTGAAATTCTGAGTGACTTGGAACGTAAGGTTCTGATGCTCTATCTGGACGGAAGGTCCTATCAGGAGATTGCCGAGGATTTGAAGCGGCATGTGAAGTCCATTGACAATGCTTTGCAGCGAGTGAAACGCAAATTGGAAAGATATCTGGAAGTGCGTGACAATTAA
- the rpmG gene encoding 50S ribosomal protein L33, whose product MRVIITLACTSCKQRNYATTKNKRNHPDRLEMKKFCKFCNEQTPHRETR is encoded by the coding sequence ATGCGGGTAATTATCACTTTGGCTTGTACAAGTTGCAAACAAAGAAACTATGCAACAACCAAAAACAAGCGAAATCACCCCGACCGCTTGGAGATGAAGAAATTTTGCAAGTTCTGTAACGAGCAAACTCCTCATCGCGAAACCAGATAG
- the secE gene encoding preprotein translocase subunit SecE: protein MKRSFKSLFSFFTESWSELKKVRWPSRKELKNYTLIVLGTIVVISLYFWVLDIGISAVIEAII from the coding sequence GTGAAACGTAGTTTCAAGTCTTTGTTTTCCTTTTTCACTGAGAGCTGGAGTGAACTCAAAAAGGTTCGCTGGCCTAGCCGTAAAGAACTGAAGAACTATACATTGATCGTTCTCGGTACAATTGTAGTTATTTCTCTTTACTTCTGGGTTCTGGACATCGGTATTTCCGCTGTGATTGAAGCGATTATTTAG
- the nusG gene encoding transcription termination/antitermination protein NusG, which translates to MEKRWYVVHTYSGYENKVKANLEKRVESMGMEDKIFRVLVPMEEELVNKDGKKKTVMRKVYPGYVLVEMVQTDDSWYVVRNTPGVTGFVGSTGSGSKPTALLPEEVEQILKHMGMVEPKAKIDFEIKESVRIMVGPFANFVGSVEEILADKSKIKVHVNMFGRETPLELDFTQVEKI; encoded by the coding sequence ATGGAAAAAAGATGGTACGTTGTTCATACCTATTCCGGGTATGAGAATAAGGTCAAGGCCAATTTGGAAAAACGCGTTGAGTCCATGGGCATGGAAGACAAAATATTCCGCGTTCTTGTTCCTATGGAAGAAGAACTGGTAAACAAGGATGGCAAGAAAAAAACTGTCATGCGCAAAGTTTACCCTGGTTACGTTTTGGTCGAAATGGTTCAGACTGATGATTCATGGTATGTTGTCCGCAATACGCCGGGCGTTACCGGATTTGTCGGTTCAACTGGTTCGGGCTCTAAGCCTACCGCTCTGCTACCCGAAGAGGTTGAACAGATTCTGAAGCATATGGGCATGGTTGAACCTAAAGCGAAGATTGATTTCGAAATTAAGGAATCCGTACGTATTATGGTCGGTCCATTTGCGAATTTTGTGGGCTCCGTGGAAGAGATTTTGGCAGACAAAAGCAAGATTAAGGTACATGTCAACATGTTTGGACGGGAAACCCCGCTGGAGTTGGATTTCACTCAAGTGGAGAAGATATAA
- the rplK gene encoding 50S ribosomal protein L11 has product MAKKVIKMVKLQIPAGKANPAPPVGPALGQAGVNIMAFCKEFNARTADQAGLIIPVEITVFEDRSFTFITKTPPAAVLLRIAAKVEKGSGEPNKKKVAKLGRAAVREIAETKMPDLNAASVEAAMRMVEGTARSMGITIED; this is encoded by the coding sequence ATGGCTAAAAAAGTTATTAAAATGGTGAAACTGCAGATTCCTGCAGGGAAAGCGAATCCAGCGCCTCCAGTAGGTCCGGCGTTAGGTCAAGCGGGTGTCAACATCATGGCATTCTGTAAGGAATTCAACGCTCGTACTGCCGACCAGGCTGGCCTGATCATCCCGGTTGAAATTACAGTATTTGAAGACCGTTCGTTTACCTTCATCACCAAAACTCCTCCGGCTGCTGTTCTGCTTCGCATCGCTGCAAAAGTAGAAAAAGGCTCCGGCGAACCAAACAAGAAAAAAGTAGCGAAGCTGGGCCGCGCAGCGGTTCGTGAAATCGCTGAAACCAAAATGCCCGATCTGAACGCTGCATCTGTTGAAGCTGCAATGCGTATGGTTGAAGGTACTGCCCGCAGTATGGGAATCACAATCGAAGACTAA